One genomic segment of Pseudomonas fortuita includes these proteins:
- a CDS encoding UDP-N-acetylmuramoyl-L-alanyl-D-glutamate--2,6-diaminopimelate ligase — protein sequence MMTMPLSKLFAHASRDPLIRELTLDSRNVRPGDLFLAVPGAKVDGREHIADALARGAAAVAYEEQGANVLPLTDVPLIPVKGLIAQLSDIAGRFYGEPSRQLNLVGVTGTNGKTSVTQLVAQALDVLGQRCGLIGTLGTGFYGELQSGRLTTPDPIAVQSTLYDLKKQGAKAVAMEVSSHALEQGRVAALAFDIAVMTNLSRDHLDYHGSMQAYEAAKAKLFAWPNLRCQVVNLDDDFGRRLAEDFARRPSVDLVETRLLSYSLENPDASLFCREAVFSDDGVRATLVTAQGERTLRSQLLGRFNLSNMLAAVATLLALDYALDEILEVTPRLQGPVGRMQRLGGGQKPLVVVDYAHTPDALEKVLEALRPHAHGQLLCLFGCGGDRDRGKRPLMAEVAERLADRVLVTDDNPRTEDPLRIFDDIRPGFTKPEDVEFVAGRGEAIAHLIASAAANDVIVLAGKGHEDYQEINGERHGFSDLTEAEKALAAWEAPHA from the coding sequence ATGATGACAATGCCATTGAGCAAGCTTTTCGCTCACGCCAGCCGTGACCCGCTGATTCGTGAACTGACCCTGGACAGCCGCAATGTACGCCCCGGCGATCTGTTCCTGGCCGTGCCGGGCGCCAAGGTTGATGGCCGCGAACATATCGCCGATGCCTTGGCCCGTGGCGCTGCCGCCGTGGCCTATGAAGAGCAGGGCGCCAACGTGCTGCCGCTGACCGATGTGCCGCTGATTCCGGTCAAGGGCCTGATCGCCCAACTCTCGGACATCGCCGGGCGCTTCTATGGTGAGCCCAGCCGCCAGCTGAACCTGGTGGGTGTGACCGGTACCAACGGCAAGACCAGCGTTACTCAATTGGTGGCCCAGGCGCTTGATGTGCTCGGCCAGCGCTGCGGCCTTATTGGCACTTTGGGGACCGGCTTTTACGGTGAACTGCAAAGTGGTCGCCTGACCACGCCAGACCCGATTGCCGTACAGTCCACCCTTTACGACCTGAAAAAGCAGGGCGCCAAGGCCGTGGCCATGGAGGTTTCCTCTCACGCCCTGGAGCAAGGGCGTGTCGCTGCGTTGGCGTTCGACATCGCGGTCATGACCAACCTGTCCCGTGATCACCTGGATTACCACGGCAGCATGCAGGCGTATGAGGCGGCCAAGGCCAAGCTGTTCGCCTGGCCAAACCTGCGTTGCCAGGTGGTCAACCTGGATGACGACTTTGGTCGTCGCCTGGCCGAAGACTTTGCTCGCCGCCCGAGTGTCGACCTGGTCGAGACCCGGCTGCTCAGCTATAGCCTGGAAAACCCCGACGCCTCGCTGTTCTGCCGCGAGGCCGTGTTCAGTGACGATGGCGTGCGAGCCACGCTGGTGACTGCTCAGGGTGAGCGCACCCTGCGCAGCCAGCTGCTGGGCCGCTTCAACCTGAGCAACATGCTGGCCGCCGTGGCAACCCTGCTGGCGCTGGATTACGCGCTGGACGAAATCCTTGAGGTCACCCCGCGCCTGCAAGGTCCAGTAGGCCGCATGCAGCGCCTGGGTGGCGGTCAAAAACCACTGGTGGTGGTCGACTACGCGCACACCCCGGACGCCCTGGAAAAAGTGCTTGAAGCCCTGCGCCCGCATGCCCACGGCCAACTGTTGTGCCTGTTTGGCTGCGGCGGCGACCGTGATCGCGGTAAGCGCCCATTGATGGCTGAAGTGGCCGAGCGCCTGGCCGACCGTGTGCTGGTCACCGACGACAACCCGCGCACGGAAGACCCGCTGCGCATCTTCGACGACATCCGTCCCGGCTTCACCAAGCCTGAAGACGTCGAGTTCGTCGCCGGCCGTGGCGAAGCCATTGCGCACCTGATCGCCTCAGCCGCTGCCAACGACGTGATCGTGCTGGCGGGCAAGGGGCATGAGGATTATCAGGAGATCAATGGCGAGCGCCATGGCTTCTCCGACCTGACCGAAGCCGAGAAGGCCCTTGCAGCCTGGGAGGCTCCACATGCTTAA
- the murC gene encoding UDP-N-acetylmuramate--L-alanine ligase has protein sequence MVESQKAMPQPKMGRIRRIHFVGIGGVGMCGIAEVLLNLGYEVSGSDLKASPVTERLESFGAEIFVGHRAENAATADVLVVSSAINPANPEVATALERRIPVVPRAEMLAELMRYRHGVAVAGTHGKTTTTSLLASVFAAGGLDPTFVIGGRLTAAGTNAQLGTSRYLIAEADESDASFLHLQPMVAVVTNIDADHMATYEGDFNKLKKTFVEFLHNLPFYGLAVMCLDDPVVREILPQVKRPTVTYGFSEEADIRAINVRQQGMQTHFTVLRRDCEPLDVSVNMPGNHNVLNALATIAIATDEGITDEAIIQGLSGFQGVGRRFQVYGELPVEGGSVMLVDDYGHHPTEVAAVIKAVRGGWPSRRLVIVYQPHRYSRTRDLYDDFVQVLGDANVLLLMEVYPAGEEPIPGADSRQLCHSIRQRGKLDPIYIERGAELAPLVKPLLRAGDILICQGAGDVGGLAPQLMKSPLFAGAKQEKSK, from the coding sequence ATGGTTGAGAGCCAGAAAGCCATGCCCCAGCCCAAGATGGGCCGTATCCGCCGTATTCACTTTGTCGGTATCGGCGGCGTGGGCATGTGCGGTATTGCCGAAGTGTTGCTGAACCTGGGCTATGAAGTGTCCGGTTCGGACCTGAAAGCGTCGCCGGTGACCGAGCGCCTGGAATCGTTCGGTGCCGAGATCTTCGTCGGCCACCGCGCCGAGAACGCCGCCACCGCTGATGTGCTGGTCGTGTCCAGTGCCATCAACCCGGCCAACCCGGAAGTGGCTACCGCCCTTGAGCGACGCATTCCGGTGGTGCCGCGTGCCGAGATGCTCGCCGAGCTGATGCGCTACCGTCACGGCGTGGCGGTTGCCGGTACCCACGGCAAGACCACTACCACCAGCCTGCTGGCCTCGGTGTTCGCTGCCGGTGGCCTGGACCCGACCTTTGTCATCGGTGGCCGCCTGACCGCTGCCGGTACCAATGCCCAGCTGGGCACCAGCCGCTACCTGATCGCCGAAGCAGACGAAAGCGATGCCAGCTTCCTGCACCTGCAGCCGATGGTGGCCGTGGTCACCAACATCGACGCCGATCACATGGCGACCTACGAAGGTGACTTCAACAAACTGAAGAAAACCTTCGTCGAGTTCCTGCACAACCTGCCGTTCTACGGCCTGGCGGTGATGTGCCTGGACGACCCGGTGGTGCGCGAAATCCTGCCGCAGGTGAAGCGCCCGACCGTGACTTATGGCTTCAGCGAAGAGGCAGACATCCGCGCCATCAACGTGCGTCAGCAGGGCATGCAGACCCACTTCACCGTGCTGCGCCGTGACTGCGAGCCGTTGGACGTGTCAGTGAACATGCCTGGCAACCACAACGTGCTCAACGCCCTGGCCACCATTGCCATTGCCACTGACGAAGGCATCACTGACGAGGCCATCATCCAGGGCCTGTCAGGCTTCCAGGGGGTCGGCCGACGCTTCCAGGTATACGGCGAACTGCCGGTCGAAGGCGGTAGCGTGATGCTGGTGGACGACTACGGCCATCACCCGACCGAAGTAGCTGCAGTGATCAAAGCCGTGCGTGGTGGCTGGCCTAGCCGCCGCCTGGTGATCGTTTACCAGCCGCACCGCTACAGCCGCACCCGCGACCTGTACGACGATTTCGTGCAGGTGCTGGGCGATGCCAACGTGCTGCTGCTGATGGAAGTCTACCCGGCCGGCGAAGAGCCAATCCCTGGAGCCGACAGCCGTCAGCTGTGCCACAGCATCCGTCAGCGCGGCAAACTGGACCCGATCTACATCGAGCGTGGCGCAGAACTCGCGCCGCTGGTCAAACCACTGCTGCGCGCTGGTGACATCCTCATCTGCCAGGGTGCCGGTGATGTCGGAGGCCTGGCCCCACAGTTGATGAAAAGCCCGCTGTTCGCAGGCGCCAAGCAGGAGAAGTCGAAATGA
- the murD gene encoding UDP-N-acetylmuramoyl-L-alanine--D-glutamate ligase: MSLIASDQFRIVVGLGKSGMSLVRFLASRGIAFAVADTREQPPELDTLRRDYPQVEVRCGELDVDFLCRANELYVSPGLALATPALQQAAARGVKLSGDIELFAHHAKAPIIAISGSNAKSTVTTLVGEMAAKAGKRVAVGGNLGTPALDLLADDVELYVLELSSFQLETTDQLNAEVATVLNISEDHMDRYSGLPAYHLAKHRIFRGARQVVVNRQDALSRPLPVEGRPCWTFGLNQPDFKAFGLREVDGEKYLAFEFQALIPARELKVRGAHNQSNALAALALGHAAGLPFEPMLEALREFGGLAHRCQWVRERNGVNWYDDSKATNVGAALAAIEGLGADIEGKLVLIAGGDGKGADFTALREPVKRFCRAVVLLGRDAERLAEALGDDVPLVRVKTLDDAVQQCAELAQAGDAVLLSPACASLDMFKNFEERGRLFAQAAGGLA; the protein is encoded by the coding sequence GTGTCTTTGATCGCTTCCGACCAATTCCGCATCGTTGTCGGCCTCGGCAAGAGCGGCATGTCCCTGGTTCGCTTCCTGGCGAGCCGGGGCATTGCCTTTGCGGTCGCCGATACCCGCGAGCAACCGCCGGAACTGGACACCCTGCGCCGTGATTACCCGCAGGTGGAAGTGCGCTGTGGTGAACTGGACGTGGACTTCCTGTGCCGCGCCAACGAGCTGTACGTGAGCCCCGGTCTGGCCTTGGCCACCCCGGCCCTGCAGCAGGCCGCCGCGCGTGGCGTGAAGCTGTCCGGTGATATCGAGCTGTTCGCCCACCACGCCAAGGCGCCGATCATTGCCATCAGCGGCTCCAACGCCAAGAGCACCGTTACCACCCTGGTCGGCGAAATGGCCGCCAAGGCAGGCAAACGTGTGGCTGTGGGCGGCAACCTCGGTACCCCGGCGCTGGACTTGCTGGCTGATGACGTCGAGCTGTACGTGCTGGAGCTGTCCAGTTTCCAACTGGAAACCACTGACCAGCTCAATGCTGAAGTGGCCACTGTGCTGAACATCAGCGAAGACCACATGGACCGCTACAGTGGCCTGCCGGCCTACCACCTGGCCAAACACCGGATTTTCCGCGGTGCCCGCCAGGTGGTGGTCAACCGCCAGGATGCCCTGAGCCGACCGTTGCCTGTGGAAGGCCGCCCATGCTGGACATTCGGCCTCAACCAGCCCGATTTCAAAGCCTTCGGCTTGCGTGAAGTAGACGGTGAAAAATACCTGGCGTTCGAGTTCCAGGCGCTGATACCAGCACGCGAGCTGAAGGTGCGTGGCGCCCATAACCAAAGCAATGCCCTGGCAGCCTTGGCCCTGGGGCATGCGGCCGGCCTGCCGTTCGAGCCCATGCTCGAAGCCCTGCGTGAATTCGGTGGCCTGGCCCACCGTTGCCAGTGGGTACGTGAGCGTAACGGCGTGAACTGGTATGACGATTCCAAGGCCACCAACGTCGGTGCGGCCCTGGCAGCCATCGAGGGCCTGGGTGCCGATATCGAAGGCAAGTTGGTGCTGATCGCCGGTGGCGATGGCAAAGGTGCCGATTTCACTGCGCTACGCGAGCCAGTCAAGCGTTTCTGCCGCGCCGTGGTATTGCTTGGCCGTGATGCCGAGCGCCTGGCCGAGGCCTTGGGTGATGACGTGCCGCTGGTGCGGGTCAAGACCCTGGACGACGCCGTGCAGCAGTGTGCCGAGCTGGCCCAGGCGGGCGATGCGGTGTTGCTGTCGCCGGCGTGCGCCAGCCTCGACATGTTCAAGAACTTTGAAGAGCGCGGGCGCCTGTTTGCCCAGGCAGCGGGAGGCCTTGCATGA
- the mraY gene encoding phospho-N-acetylmuramoyl-pentapeptide-transferase, which produces MLLLLAEYLQQFHKGFAVFQYLSLRGILGVLTALSLALWLGPWMIRTLQIRQIGQAVRNDGPQSHLSKSGTPTMGGALILSAIAISTLLWADLSNRYVWVVLIVTLAFGAIGWVDDYRKVIEKNSRGLPSRWKYFWQSVFGLAAAVFLYKTAPTSVETTLILPFIKDVTIPLGIGFVVLTYFVIVGSSNAVNLTDGLDGLAIMPTVMVGGALGIFCYLSGNVKFAEYLLIPYVPGSGELIVFCGALIGAGLGFLWFNTYPAQVFMGDVGALALGAALGTIAVIVRQEIVLFIMGGIFVVETLSVVIQVASFKLTGKRVFRMAPIHHHFELKGWPEPRVIVRFWIITVILVLIGLATLKLR; this is translated from the coding sequence ATGCTGCTGCTGTTGGCCGAGTATCTGCAACAGTTCCACAAAGGCTTCGCGGTCTTCCAGTACCTGTCCCTGCGCGGGATTCTTGGTGTACTGACCGCGTTGTCCCTGGCGCTGTGGCTGGGGCCGTGGATGATCCGTACCCTGCAAATTCGCCAGATCGGCCAGGCCGTGCGTAACGACGGCCCGCAATCGCACCTGTCCAAGTCCGGCACCCCGACCATGGGTGGCGCACTGATCCTGTCGGCCATCGCCATCAGCACCCTGCTGTGGGCTGATCTGTCCAACCGCTACGTGTGGGTGGTGCTGATCGTGACCTTGGCATTCGGTGCGATCGGCTGGGTTGACGACTACCGCAAGGTGATCGAAAAGAACTCCCGTGGCCTGCCAAGCCGCTGGAAGTACTTCTGGCAGTCGGTGTTCGGGCTGGCTGCGGCCGTGTTCCTGTACAAGACGGCGCCGACCAGCGTCGAGACCACGCTGATCCTGCCGTTCATCAAGGATGTCACTATCCCGCTGGGCATTGGCTTCGTCGTGCTGACCTACTTCGTGATCGTCGGCTCCAGCAACGCGGTCAACCTTACCGATGGCCTCGACGGCCTGGCAATCATGCCGACGGTGATGGTGGGCGGCGCCCTGGGCATCTTCTGCTACCTGTCGGGTAACGTGAAGTTCGCCGAATACCTGCTGATCCCCTACGTGCCGGGCTCGGGTGAGCTGATCGTGTTCTGCGGCGCGCTGATCGGCGCCGGCCTGGGCTTCCTGTGGTTCAACACCTACCCGGCACAAGTCTTCATGGGTGACGTCGGCGCGCTGGCGCTGGGCGCCGCGCTGGGCACCATCGCCGTGATCGTCCGCCAGGAAATCGTGCTGTTCATCATGGGCGGCATCTTCGTGGTGGAAACCCTGTCGGTGGTGATCCAGGTCGCCTCCTTCAAGCTGACCGGCAAGCGCGTGTTCCGCATGGCGCCGATCCACCACCACTTTGAACTCAAGGGCTGGCCAGAGCCACGGGTGATCGTCCGCTTCTGGATCATCACCGTGATTCTGGTGCTGATCGGCCTTGCAACCCTGAAACTGAGGTAG
- the murG gene encoding undecaprenyldiphospho-muramoylpentapeptide beta-N-acetylglucosaminyltransferase: MAADGKNILIMAGGTGGHVFPALACAREFQARGFTVHWLGTPRGIENELVPQAGLPLHLIQVSGLRGKGKLSLLKAPFTLIKAVLQARRIIRQLKPVCVLGFGGYVTGPGGVAARLCGVPLVIHEQNARAGTANRLLVPLSARVCEAFPNTFEASDKRRTTGNPVRPELFMDAQRAPLAQRRARLLVLGGSLGAEPLNKLLPKALSEVPAALRPEVFHQAGKQHAPITAERYHEAGVEAQVEPFIKDMAQAYGWADMVVCRAGALTVSELAAAGLPSLLVPLPHAIDDHQTHNAQYLAREGAAFLMPQATTGAAQLAERLNEVLMQPEKLTVMAGTARRLAKPAATSTVVDICLEVAHG, from the coding sequence ATGGCCGCTGACGGCAAAAACATATTGATCATGGCGGGCGGCACCGGGGGGCATGTATTCCCGGCCCTGGCCTGCGCCCGGGAGTTCCAGGCGCGTGGTTTTACCGTGCACTGGCTGGGCACCCCGCGTGGCATCGAAAACGAACTGGTGCCCCAGGCTGGCCTGCCGCTGCACCTGATCCAGGTCAGCGGCCTGCGCGGCAAAGGCAAGCTGTCGTTGCTCAAGGCGCCGTTCACCCTGATCAAGGCGGTACTGCAGGCGCGACGCATCATTCGCCAGCTCAAGCCGGTATGCGTACTGGGCTTTGGCGGTTATGTGACTGGCCCCGGCGGTGTGGCCGCGCGGCTGTGCGGCGTGCCATTGGTGATCCACGAGCAGAACGCCCGTGCCGGTACCGCCAATCGGTTGCTGGTGCCACTGTCTGCGCGGGTCTGCGAAGCTTTCCCGAACACCTTCGAGGCGAGCGACAAGCGTCGTACCACCGGCAACCCGGTGCGCCCGGAGCTGTTCATGGATGCACAACGCGCGCCCCTGGCCCAGCGCCGAGCGCGCCTGCTGGTGCTCGGTGGCAGCCTGGGTGCGGAACCCTTGAACAAATTGTTGCCTAAGGCCCTGTCCGAAGTCCCTGCTGCGCTGCGGCCAGAGGTGTTCCACCAGGCCGGCAAGCAACACGCGCCAATCACCGCCGAGCGTTATCACGAGGCGGGCGTCGAGGCTCAGGTAGAGCCCTTCATCAAGGACATGGCCCAAGCCTATGGCTGGGCCGACATGGTGGTGTGCCGGGCCGGTGCCCTGACCGTTAGCGAGCTGGCGGCAGCGGGCCTGCCTTCGCTGCTGGTGCCATTGCCCCACGCCATCGACGATCACCAGACCCACAACGCCCAATATCTGGCCCGTGAAGGCGCTGCCTTCCTGATGCCACAAGCGACAACTGGCGCAGCGCAGCTCGCTGAACGCCTGAACGAGGTGCTGATGCAACCCGAGAAACTCACCGTAATGGCAGGCACCGCACGGCGCCTGGCCAAACCTGCTGCAACCAGCACCGTGGTCGATATCTGCCTGGAGGTGGCCCATGGTTGA
- the ftsW gene encoding putative lipid II flippase FtsW, with the protein MIFGIFKPYPSPLISGRGIDLDFPMLAGCLALLGLGLVMITSASSEVAAVQSGNPLYHMFRHLVYVFLGLVACGATMLVPIATWQRMGFMMLLGAFGLLVLVLVPGIGREVNGSMRWIGFSFFNVQPSEIAKVFVVVYLAGYLVRRQTEVRETWMGFFKPFIVLLPMAALLLMEPDFGATVVMMGAAAAMLFLGGVGLFRFSLMVVLAVLAVFVLVQAQPYRMARLITFTDPWSDQFGSGYQLTQALIAFGRGEWLGVGLGNSVQKQFYLPEAHTDFVFSVLAEELGVVGSLLTIALFVFVTVRALYIGLWAEKAKQFFAAYVAFGLAFLWIGQFLINIGVNVGLLPTKGLTLPFLSYGGSSLVICCACVGLLLRIEWESRTHLGSEEHEFSESDFAEETSHGR; encoded by the coding sequence ATGATCTTCGGCATCTTCAAGCCCTACCCGTCGCCGCTGATCAGCGGTCGTGGCATCGACCTGGACTTCCCGATGCTCGCAGGCTGCCTGGCCTTGCTGGGCCTTGGCCTGGTGATGATCACCTCGGCCTCCTCGGAAGTGGCTGCGGTGCAGTCGGGCAACCCGCTTTACCACATGTTCCGCCACTTGGTGTATGTGTTCCTGGGCCTGGTTGCCTGTGGCGCGACCATGCTGGTGCCGATCGCCACCTGGCAGCGCATGGGCTTCATGATGCTGCTAGGCGCTTTCGGGCTGCTGGTACTGGTGCTGGTGCCGGGTATCGGCCGTGAAGTGAACGGTTCCATGCGCTGGATCGGCTTCAGCTTCTTCAACGTCCAGCCTTCGGAAATCGCCAAGGTGTTCGTGGTCGTCTACCTGGCGGGTTACCTGGTGCGCCGGCAGACCGAGGTGCGCGAAACCTGGATGGGCTTCTTCAAGCCGTTCATCGTGCTGCTGCCCATGGCGGCCTTGTTACTGATGGAGCCGGACTTCGGTGCCACCGTGGTGATGATGGGCGCGGCGGCGGCCATGCTGTTCCTCGGCGGGGTTGGGTTGTTCCGCTTCAGCCTCATGGTGGTGTTGGCGGTACTGGCGGTGTTCGTGCTGGTACAGGCGCAGCCCTACCGGATGGCGCGGCTTATCACCTTTACCGACCCGTGGTCCGACCAGTTCGGCTCGGGCTACCAGCTGACCCAGGCACTGATCGCCTTCGGCCGCGGCGAGTGGCTGGGTGTTGGCCTGGGCAATAGCGTGCAGAAGCAGTTCTACCTGCCCGAAGCACACACCGACTTTGTGTTCTCGGTACTGGCCGAAGAACTGGGCGTGGTCGGCTCGCTGCTGACCATTGCACTGTTCGTGTTCGTGACCGTGCGTGCCCTGTACATCGGTCTGTGGGCCGAGAAGGCCAAGCAGTTCTTCGCCGCCTATGTGGCCTTCGGCCTGGCGTTCCTGTGGATCGGCCAGTTCCTGATCAACATCGGGGTGAACGTCGGCCTGCTGCCAACCAAGGGCCTGACGCTGCCGTTCCTCAGCTACGGGGGCAGCTCGCTGGTGATCTGTTGCGCCTGCGTGGGCCTGTTGCTGCGTATCGAGTGGGAGAGCCGCACGCACCTGGGTAGCGAAGAACACGAGTTCAGCGAAAGCGATTTTGCCGAGGAGACCAGTCATGGCCGCTGA
- a CDS encoding UDP-N-acetylmuramoyl-tripeptide--D-alanyl-D-alanine ligase, with the protein MLKPMTLSQLTTALSGQQVGTDATFTGVSIDSRSVSAGQLFVALAGPRFDGHDYLADVKAKGAVAALVEREVAGVDLPQLRVNDCRVALGQLGALNRAAFDKPVVAITGSSGKTTVKEMLASILRTRGLVHATRGNLNNDLGAPLTLLEIAPEHSAAVIELGASRIGEIRYTVGLANPQVVIINNAGTAHVGEFGGPEKIVEAKGEILEGLDEGGVAILNLADKAFEIWRKRAGNHRIFTFALDNPQADFHASDIGRDARGCPSFTLHGPDGSVQVQLNLLGTHNVSNALAAAAAAHAVGLTLNGIAAGLAAVQPVKGRTVAQVAPNGVRVIDDSYNANPTSMCAAVDILAGFSGRTVLVLGDIGELGQWAQEGHRQVGDYARGKVDALYAVGSNMMHAVTAFGANGHHFATQAELIDAVRAENASDTTILIKGSRSAAMENVVAALCGASGEKH; encoded by the coding sequence ATGCTTAAGCCGATGACACTCAGCCAGCTGACCACAGCACTGAGTGGTCAACAAGTCGGTACCGACGCCACTTTCACCGGTGTCAGCATCGACAGCCGCAGTGTCAGCGCCGGGCAGCTGTTCGTCGCCTTGGCCGGCCCGCGTTTCGATGGCCATGACTACCTGGCTGATGTCAAAGCCAAAGGCGCAGTCGCCGCCCTGGTCGAGCGTGAGGTGGCCGGTGTCGACCTGCCGCAGTTGCGGGTCAATGATTGCCGGGTAGCGCTTGGTCAGCTCGGCGCCCTGAACCGCGCTGCGTTCGACAAGCCCGTGGTGGCGATTACCGGTTCCAGTGGCAAGACCACGGTCAAGGAGATGCTTGCCAGCATCCTGCGCACCCGCGGCCTGGTGCATGCCACCCGCGGCAACCTGAACAACGACCTTGGCGCGCCGCTGACCCTGCTGGAAATCGCTCCGGAGCACAGCGCTGCAGTGATCGAGCTGGGTGCGTCGCGCATCGGTGAAATCCGCTACACCGTCGGCCTGGCCAACCCTCAGGTGGTCATCATCAATAACGCAGGTACCGCCCACGTTGGCGAATTCGGTGGGCCCGAGAAGATCGTCGAAGCCAAGGGCGAAATTCTCGAAGGCCTGGATGAGGGCGGTGTCGCCATCCTCAACCTGGCCGACAAGGCGTTCGAAATCTGGCGCAAACGTGCCGGCAACCACCGCATCTTCACGTTTGCACTGGATAACCCGCAGGCCGATTTCCACGCCAGCGACATTGGTCGCGACGCGCGTGGCTGCCCGTCGTTCACCCTGCACGGGCCTGATGGCAGCGTGCAGGTACAGCTGAACCTTCTGGGTACCCATAACGTCAGCAACGCCCTGGCTGCCGCCGCTGCCGCCCATGCCGTTGGTCTGACCCTGAACGGCATTGCCGCCGGCCTGGCTGCCGTGCAGCCGGTCAAGGGCCGCACCGTGGCGCAGGTCGCGCCGAACGGTGTGCGGGTGATCGACGACAGTTACAACGCAAATCCCACCTCCATGTGCGCGGCCGTTGATATACTCGCCGGCTTTTCCGGACGCACCGTCCTGGTGCTTGGGGATATCGGCGAATTGGGGCAATGGGCGCAAGAAGGCCACCGTCAGGTGGGTGACTACGCGCGTGGCAAGGTCGACGCCCTGTACGCAGTGGGTTCCAACATGATGCATGCGGTCACGGCGTTCGGCGCCAATGGCCATCATTTCGCTACTCAAGCTGAGCTGATCGACGCTGTTCGCGCTGAAAATGCCAGCGACACCACTATCTTGATCAAGGGCTCGCGCAGCGCTGCGATGGAAAACGTCGTGGCGGCATTGTGCGGTGCCAGCGGGGAGAAACATTAA